Proteins from one Nitrobacteraceae bacterium AZCC 2146 genomic window:
- a CDS encoding ribose transport system permease protein (product_source=KO:K10440; cog=COG1172; ko=KO:K10440; pfam=PF02653; transmembrane_helix_parts=Outside_1_25,TMhelix_26_48,Inside_49_59,TMhelix_60_82,Outside_83_101,TMhelix_102_124,Inside_125_128,TMhelix_129_151,Outside_152_165,TMhelix_166_188,Inside_189_220,TMhelix_221_243,Outside_244_257,TMhelix_258_290,Inside_291_294,TMhelix_295_317,Outside_318_326), protein MTDTTKILPGRAGGLHISGDVLQLSYRLLAALLICVLLSLLTDSFLSLNNILNVLRQASLMFFVAAGLTLVVLTAGLDLSIGANVGLTACLAGTVIHVTRSPSLGVLVGIGVGAAIGFANGIMVTALRIPSFIATYGMLWILQGVAYWYMAGETIHGFPPSFRQLGSGYFLGLPIPVYLLVIFLAVGTIFAQRTTWGQEIYAIGANPVAARLSGIPVASRLLLVYTMSGTMAGLASIIFLARLNSAEADIGESLTLPAIASVLIGGTSLFGGVGTVFGTFIGALILTLVLNGMNLLSISASWQPLVTGAIVILAVWLDRITRRRAF, encoded by the coding sequence ATGACCGACACGACCAAGATATTGCCTGGCCGTGCCGGCGGCTTGCATATTTCGGGAGACGTGCTGCAGCTATCGTATCGTCTGCTGGCCGCGCTGCTGATCTGCGTGCTGCTGTCGCTGCTGACGGACTCCTTTCTTTCGCTCAACAACATCCTGAATGTGTTGCGACAGGCCAGCTTGATGTTCTTCGTCGCCGCGGGCCTCACGCTGGTGGTGCTGACGGCCGGGCTTGATCTGTCGATTGGCGCGAATGTCGGCCTGACGGCCTGCCTGGCGGGCACCGTCATTCATGTCACCAGATCGCCGTCGCTGGGTGTGCTGGTGGGAATAGGCGTCGGCGCGGCGATCGGATTCGCCAATGGCATCATGGTCACCGCGCTGCGAATTCCATCGTTCATCGCCACCTACGGCATGTTGTGGATCCTGCAAGGCGTTGCCTACTGGTACATGGCCGGCGAAACCATTCACGGATTTCCGCCAAGCTTTCGCCAGCTCGGCAGCGGCTATTTTCTGGGCCTGCCGATTCCCGTCTATCTGCTGGTAATTTTCCTGGCAGTTGGGACGATCTTCGCGCAACGCACCACCTGGGGGCAGGAGATCTACGCCATCGGCGCCAATCCCGTCGCGGCGCGGTTGTCGGGAATCCCCGTCGCCAGCCGCTTGTTGCTGGTCTACACCATGTCGGGAACGATGGCCGGGCTTGCGTCGATCATCTTTCTGGCGCGACTGAACTCCGCCGAAGCCGACATCGGCGAATCCCTGACATTGCCTGCGATAGCCTCCGTGTTGATTGGTGGCACCTCATTGTTCGGTGGCGTGGGCACCGTGTTCGGCACCTTCATCGGTGCACTGATTTTGACGCTGGTGCTGAACGGCATGAACCTGCTGTCGATCAGCGCGAGCTGGCAGCCGCTTGTCACCGGCGCGATCGTCATTCTCGCCGTCTGGCTCGACCGCATCACAAGGCGGCGGGCCTTCTAA